A region of Salvia splendens isolate huo1 chromosome 17, SspV2, whole genome shotgun sequence DNA encodes the following proteins:
- the LOC121774352 gene encoding vesicle-associated membrane protein 711-like has product MNDDFSRVLSQQIEYFSSDPNADRINRLKGERSQVRNVMIENIDKVLDRGDRLELLVDNIATMQGNTLRFRKQARHFRNNVWWRNVKLTIALIFLLLCMLNSSASYLLDMPEEAVDFMVLIPWYLFCCSNYHNVAPKRKYIAFVSTEAIEGTHAWY; this is encoded by the exons atgaatgatgatttttcaagggtCCTCAGCCAACAAATTGAGTATTTCTCAAGTGATCCTAATGCTGATAGGATAAACCGGCTTAAAGGTGAAAGGAGCCAGGTTCGGAATGTCATGATTGAGAACATTGATAAAGTTCTGGATAGAGGTGATCGGCTAGAATTATTGGTTGATAACATTGCCACTATGCAAGGGAACACTTTACGATTCAGGAAGCAAGCTCGCCATTTTAGAAACAATGTATGGTGGAGAAATGTCAAGCTTACGATTGCATTGATATTCCTTCTCCTG TGTATGCTCAATTCTTCCGCTTCATATCTCCTTGATATGCCTGAAGAAGCTGTTGATTTTATGGTCTTGATTCCGTG GTATTTGTTCTGCTGCTCAAATTATCACAATGTTgccccaaaaaggaaatacatTGCCTTTGTCTCAACTGAGGCCATAGAGGGAACTCATGCCTGGTATTGA